The sequence TATTCCCCCTTTAAATTTACtcactaattataatttttaacaaatcGGAAAAAGAcgaattttcttttcattctttaaattatttttcaatattattactAACCatatcaatcattattttcttaataaatatgtcAACTTAAAATGTAACAAGTAAGAGCCCATTTGAATAGgattaaaatctaattatttttttaacttttcaaggtgtttgatagaatttaaaagtgcttaaaaaaaaaagcaaaaacggattataagaataaaaaagtgagaagttatttttctctttgccCTCTTCCCTccaattttctcttcatctttcttctttgttttcatcgaaTCTATCATTACATCGGAggtttgttaaaaaaatttattttagaattaaaaattataaataattcaccttatttaaGGTGTTAACAACTTTTAAGAACATTTAAgccattttaacaacaaaaaaatgtttaacatcacttgtttaccaaacgcgtcaacaactttttttcagtttcaacacttttatccaaacacttatctgcttaatttataagtatttattttaaattttaatcacttaagctaaaaactatttttttaattttatccaaacGAGCTCTAAATCTAAGTtatgaattatattttagtataagtaaaacttgtttttacCTCTaattctctcacaaaattttaaagactaacttcaatttatattcagatcaaatataattactaattttaattttaaatataaaaaattattttttttatggcgAAATAGAGTCTTAAAAACGTTCACAAGTAAAATGGAGGTCCCAAAAGCAGTTATTGGTGCACTTACTTACCCTGTACAATTCCTACACCTTTTACTTGTTGGACTTTAATGTGAAATGTCACATATCGGCCCAATGAAGATTCTGACAATCAAAATAATTGAGCTCATAGTCCAAGAAAATTAAACCCGACTGACGAAAAACAGGGAACTGAAACACAATCACTATTCGCCATGAAATCGATCTAAAATCAATTTTGAGATCCAGTGAAATTGTGGTTtgtacattattattattattattatcttaagAAATGGGGGTGATCGTGGAGAGCGATGTTTGGGAGCCGAATCCAGCACTGTGTTTATTCTTCTTCGTAGCATGTTGCTTCTCAATCTACTATTTGCCTAACAGCAGCACCACCAGAAGTTCTGCCATTTTCGATCACGCGCCTTCCTCTTCCTTCCTTCGTTTTCAGACAAGTTTTCTCTTACTTTATTCTCTTTCTTCAGGTGACCTCATTTTCCGTGTTCTATCATCTCCGTTTGGATTTGTTTGTTCCACTTTACTTTTTAGTCCTTTTCCAAAAGAACTTAATTTCCTTCTTTTAGtgacataatatataaacatgCTTTTTAACTTGTTCTCAAATCACATccatgacttctaactttgtATATGTACAAGTAGAgatttaaacttgtataaagttcaACAAGTAGACATATGTGGACGTCATATAGGACAAGAATTGACCACTTAGGACGTCACTTAGGACACATGTctttacttgttcaactttatacaattCTAAGTGCCGTACACTCAAAGTTGGAGATCATAGATGTGATCTGCCAGGTTAAAagacatgtttatgtattgtgccttTTTTAATTCTAAGTTTACTTGTGACATCTTGAAGACGaaaagattaaaggatattttagtaCATTCTAAATCTTGTTTAAGATGACATTTAAAagtttttttactttcttaaactctataTCAGACAAACAAATTGGAAAGAAGGGAGTATTAGGATATTTCATGTTCTAACTAACTCATAGAATCTACTTGCAGCTGAAATATGGTGCAAAGTAGCAAACTTTACATGTTTCCTTGTTTGTTGACTGTTAGATTTCCTCTGTCCCAAATGTTTGATATTTTACCCTTCCTATGATCAAGTTAAGTGCAGTTGTTTGATATTGTaaacaaaaaagaatttttttttttgccaaaggCGAAAAATGAAACTAAGCACTTCTGGCAGgttctgaatttcaaaattttaaattaacaaGAAATGAACTAATTTAGTTTGAAACTTAGCACTTTATTGACTCTCGCCAAAGGAAAGTCTCAAACTAATTGGATAGATGGACTTGCTGATAATATGTGCATTACGACGTTTAGCATTTTATCAAGCTAGAGATGTTCTTTCATTTGTGGATTGCTTGGATAAATGGAGTTCACGAAGTGGAGTATCCTATAGTTATAGTAGATAAATAGTCTATCTATacaaaaaatgaattcaaattttcTCATTCAATCTTGTTGAATATATGGACATTCATGCACGTATACAATGAGGTCTCAGCTTCCAGTACCTACTGTCATTATAAAAAGACATAAATGCACACATACTTCAAGCAATGCCCTCATCAGACTCAAATCATATTCAAGACTAAATGGAAGCTATTTTTACAATTGGAGTTAAATGTGCCGATACAAGAATCTTTACATCGAACATGGAGTGTGAGTTGCGATACTGATACAAATTCTTCCTTTTTTAATCTGTTTATTAGCGTATTATGCAATCTAATCTACAAGAATGCATTTCTAGGCTGATCTGACACCATATAATTGTCAAATACTAATTTAACATGATATTGATATGGTAATACTAATCATAGAACACATATTAAGGGGTATATGCAAATCACATATTGCATCAAACAAAGGCATACTTCCCTTTTTCATTACCTCAATATAGCAAGTGTTTTTTTATCATCAGCTTGGATTTAAAatcattttgtttatttatttaacttTTACAGTGATGGAAGGCTTGTTAGCAGTATTTGGAGAATATGAGTTGGCTTACCGTGGGGTTAGTAGGGAGCATATGGTTATCTCTCTATGTGTTGGATACGCAGCTGCTCTCTTTGTTGGTACCTTTTTGGGAATGCTCTCGGATTTGATGTAAGGGTACTCTGCCTAGTTTTCTATGTTTGCCAGGTTCCTTCTCTATTTGCATAACCATTACAGTGTTGGAAGTTGCTCCATATCTACTTGAGGTCTCAGAAAAATACGTCTTAGTTACAAAGAAAAAGTAAAGGCTACTTTTCTATTGCAACTCCCTCCATTCTATTTTCCTTATGGGGGAGTCTTGTCTAGTTTTTGGAATTAAAGCAGTTATGTTTCACTTTAGATAATTCTGCTATACTGCAAGTTtccattttcattattttggagTTCGATAAATCATAACTAAGGTTATTTGGTTCAACTCTTTTAAATGAAATTGAACTTCTTGTTTGGGATAAAGGATGTATCAATCTGATCTTCCGTTCCTTTGATGCATTCTTTTTTGGCTATGACATCATTTTTCTTCTAAACCACAAAGCTTGAACTTGAAGGTTTGTGTTTGACCAGAATATGCTTTCGAAGTAAAGGTATTGGGCCATgataattatcatttattttcaATCATTTATTGCTCTCAAAATTGTGATGGAGCACGATAAATCATTTTTTTTGATAAGTCAAGAGTACCATCTGTCAAACTTATCATTATGTTGCCTCTCTTCATGCAGTGGCCAGAGAAAAGTCAGCTTGTTATTTTGCTTGCTGCATCTTTTGGTTGCCCTATGGAGGACTGTTACTGGATATCCAAGTGTTTGGCTCGCAAGCATCTGTCTGTCTCTTGCCTCTATgatatttttcttcaactttGAGACATGGATGGTTGTTGAGCATGATAAGGTTTGTCTTCAGaatctctttttgttgttattatatgatttgCTATTGCATGGGGGAAGTACAATTGTGAAGACTCTTTAATGAAAAATTCTTATCCATTTCTTGAAATGAATTACTGTAGGAAATCTTATTGtagccccccctccccccaacccCCCAACCCccccaaataaaaaagaaaaaaaaaagaagatgatgatgtaTGAATGTAGTAAACGCGAAGGGTCTAGGGTGGGGGTGTCTGGATCTGTAGTCTTTCAGAATTGCTTTCTTTGCCTACTACATTAATCTATTTTGGACCTATTCATGTGGCCGCCATAGCAGCATTTGTGATTATATTTGAACATTTTTCTCGCTTCGGGAGTCTACTGAGTCGGATTTCAGATTTTATGCACGACTCTGAATCTTGATGGTCGACTTAGACTATTTATCCTAATCATTTTGCAGCTTGAGCAGAGGCAGGATTCAGTGAATGACATGTTTTGGTTAATGACTTTTGTTGAATCTTCATCTTTCATTGGAAGCCAAGTGGTTGGTAACTGGTTAATTGGTAGTCATGAAAAGACAAGTTTTCTTGCTCCGTCCAGTGCAGTGGTAATAATGGCTTTTAGTGCTCTTGCTTATGTCAGTCGAGGGTGGAAGGAAGATCCGAAATCAATTATTCTTAAAGATTATCAGACtaaatttcatacatacatactcGGTGGTATGAGTCATCCATTTTTGTTCCCATGCACCTTTTCCTTAAGATATTTTGTCCAATTTGTGCACTCATATTGCATATAATGCACCCAAGAGTATTTATTGTGAGCAGGAAGAATGCCATTGAACTTTCTGTTGTCACAACATAACTGCGGGACACATTTCCATAGCTGACTGTGAcactaaaagaaatatttaatcaattttgtGAATCTCACGATAGGAagattctaaaataataaaatcagataATGTTTGCCTTCAAAACCATGATTCGAACATCAAAATAACTGGATAGTCACGAGAAATCTTGCTTAActtacaacagcaacaacaaacccagtgtattcccacctagtggggtctgggggggggtaggatgtacgcagtccatacctctacctctgatgaagtagaaaggctgtttccgaaagacccccggctcaaggcacgagataccacacaaacacatagtaaagcacagaagcagattacataacataaatacggcacccataagtattataaaacagaggaaagcaagcacacagattcgtaataaaacatggaacacggaacacggaatcatcacaggaataaaacccccaccaagtaattccctacactagcgacccaaactggccctagtcctctgccgtgattcgcgtcctccagaccttcctatctagggtcatgtcctcagtgagctgtaactgttccatgtcccgcctaatcacctcaccccagtacttcttcggcctacccctaccccgcctaaaaccatccgacgctagcctctcacacctacggaccggggcatccatgcccctcctcttcacgtgtccgaaccatctcaattgtgcttcccgcatcttgcactccactgaagtcacaccaaccttctcccggatagtctcattccgaactctatcccctctagtcagcccacacatctagcgcaacatccgcatttctgccaccttcattttttggatgtgggagttcttaactggccaacactccgctccatacagcaaggacGGACGAAATCTTGCTTaacttatttccttaattttggcGCTTTTCTTTCGAGTGAAAGATCTTATTAGGCTCGAATAGAGGTCTTTCCAGTAAAAGGAGGTCATGTACCACAAATTGAGTTTAAAACTTAAAAGAAGAAAGGGGTGGCTTTCAAACGGCTGGTCACGATCTCATAGTAATTGTCACCCTCTGCTCCAATTTCTCCCTCATTCTCTCCACCAAACTATGTGCAGCTACCTTATTTTCCTTACTGTGATCTTATTTTGGTTGGGACTTGGTCAACTTAGCTCAAAAGCAAAAGTCCATACTTGAGACGAGCAAGAAATCATAACAGAGCTGTAAAGCAGAGAGAAAGTTATCCTTTTTTGGTAATAAATACTCCCAGTTTGGTATATCAGACAGTACAAATATGTTAATCTTCTAATACAAAATGAGGTTGTACCTAATTTTGGgcttatatattatttgaaatgtaATGCTTAGGAAAATAAAATGGTCCATTTTCAGAAATTATAAGTTGTGCAACCCCTTAATATGGTATGAGATGGAGAACAGGCATCTGTACAAAATGCTGTTTTTGATGACTAATTGCATAATCGGGAGTTGTTGGATCGACATCCTAATCTTTTCCCAATTGTACTCTTGGCAGATAAAAGAGTTTGGCTTTTGTCATGGACCCAAGCTGCCATCCACTTTTCAATTGCAGTTTTTTGGATTACTTGGGCTCCAACCATTGTGGTATGATTTTGACTAGCTTCCTGGAAAGGATACTGTTTCAGCATgtctgactctccaattcctatTATTGTTTTCTCATGGAAAAGTATTTAAGAGGAGTACTAAATTTGTTAATCGACTTACTTTCTTTTACCCAATTTTGATGAGAGTAGTTGAAGAGTTGGTAGTTGAAGTTATGTATATGAAATCACATGTCCTTGATTGGATTTGGTTAATTATTCTTTTGTACTTTGTGTCTCAAAATTGGAGATGGGAGTGTGTCAAGGAAAAGTAGATAGAGGAAGTATTCTAATTACTACTGTGAGAGACCTTCATAGGAAAGATTGATGAGAATCATTCTTATACCGGCTGTTTGTAAGACAGGTCAGAATGTGGGCTAGTGGGTCTATACAAGTGATTTTGTTAAATCATCTTCCTGTCATTGAAATCCATGAAGTAATCTTTTTGTGGCCAATATCTAGGTCTCTCAAACTTTGTGAATACTGGTTTATCAGGATGAATATTTAACATTACATTTTCTTTCCCTTCTGAAATCCTATCTCACCATATTTGTTCCTGGTCCAAAAAGATTGATATATTTTCTCCTTAAAGTTTGTTCGGATTTTTAGGCAGATGGGAGAAAAGTTTCACTAGGTTTGGTATACCCCTGTGTACTTGGTGCAAAAATGCTCGGAAGCACTGCATTTTCCTGGTTCTCCAGTGGCCCTTTATCACTTCGAACAGAGGAGTGCTTAGTATATGCCTGTATTATTATGGGCTTCGTCACTTCCGTTGTAGCTTTTGATTATCAGGTATTTtac comes from Capsicum annuum cultivar UCD-10X-F1 chromosome 2, UCD10Xv1.1, whole genome shotgun sequence and encodes:
- the LOC107860210 gene encoding uncharacterized protein LOC107860210, with amino-acid sequence MGVIVESDVWEPNPALCLFFFVACCFSIYYLPNSSTTRSSAIFDHAPSSSFLRFQTSFLLLYSLSSVMEGLLAVFGEYELAYRGVSREHMVISLCVGYAAALFVGTFLGMLSDLIGQRKVSLLFCLLHLLVALWRTVTGYPSVWLASICLSLASMIFFFNFETWMVVEHDKLEQRQDSVNDMFWLMTFVESSSFIGSQVVGNWLIGSHEKTSFLAPSSAVVIMAFSALAYVSRGWKEDPKSIILKDYQTKFHTYILGDKRVWLLSWTQAAIHFSIAVFWITWAPTIVADGRKVSLGLVYPCVLGAKMLGSTAFSWFSSGPLSLRTEECLVYACIIMGFVTSVVAFDYQDIEILLMLFCIFHACVGLVLPSLARLRTMYVPNELRGGMMSLSIAPSNALMLLLLIQRGFYQNMENSTIIAMAAFGLFSAAGCMYMLKRLGKQPHQNWHKL